A genomic segment from Anopheles maculipalpis chromosome X, idAnoMacuDA_375_x, whole genome shotgun sequence encodes:
- the LOC126560459 gene encoding autophagy-related protein 101, with amino-acid sequence MNARSQTFDLRMEGRQVDEAVLSIFHTILFHRSLGKFMYTEEAMYSVGTIGYRDVDCDFFDFTYVCCTSPRLEETLRREISNFSRQLRSNDSGGTGQISLEFFQRKKTRWPFQTDCIPWEVWTIRLELMTLANEDDWLVCRERVSDMLTDKIFCITEIMNRHDYVPKIPNQTELDMVFDTTYPDVQPYLFQFKFSTAGPSGTSVSNTMKKLIKETLNVSL; translated from the coding sequence ATGAACGCCCGTTCGCAAACGTTCGATCTGCGCATGGAGGGCCGCCAGGTGGATGAGGCGGTCCTGAGCATCTTTCACACGATTCTGTTCCATCGCAGTCTCGGCAAGTTTATGTACACCGAGGAGGCGATGTATTCGGTCGGCACGATCGGCTACCGGGATGTGGACTGTGACTTTTTCGACTTTACGTACGTATGCTGCACCTCGCCCCGGCTGGAGGAAACGCTTCGGCGTGAAATCAGCAACTTTAGCCGGCAGCTGCGCAGCAACGACAGTGGCGGCACCGGTCAGATCAGTTTGGAGTTTTTCCAGCGGAAAAAAACGCGCTGGCCGTTCCAGACGGACTGCATACCGTGGGAGGTGTGGACGATACGGCTCGAGCTGATGACGCTCGCGAACGAGGACGATTGGTTGGTGTGCCGGGAGCGGGTCAGCGACATGCTGACGGACAAAATTTTCTGCATCACCGAAATTATGAACCGGCACGATTATGTGCCGAAGATACCGAACCAGACCGAGCTCGATATGGTGTTTGACACGACGTACCCGGACGTGCAGCCGTACCTGTTTCAGTTTAAGTTCAGTACGGCCGGTCCGAGCGGTACGTCCGTGAGCAACACGATGAAAAAGCTGATCAAGGAAACGTTGAACGTTTCGTTGTGA